GTGCTGGTGGGGATCAACCTGTTGCGGGAGGGCCTGGACCTGCCGGAGGTCTCGCTGGTGGCGATCCTCGACGCCGACAAGGAGGGCTTCCTGCGCTCCGAAACCTCGCTGATTCAGACGATCGGCCGGGCCGCCCGGAATGTGCAGGGCAAGGTGATCATGTACGCCGACCACAACACCGATTCGATGACCCGGGCGATCAACGAGACCAACCGGCGCCGGGCGATTCAGATGCGTTACAATGAAACGCACGGGATCACCCCGGAATCGGTCCGCAAGGCGGTGCGCGATCTGATCAGCGCCGAACAGGCGGCCGAGGACAAGGTGGCCTATGAAGCGCAGAAATTGCCGAAACTGAGTCCGGCCGAGATCAAAGCCAAGATCGACCAATTGGAGACCGAGATGCTGAAGGCCGCCGGCGACTTGGAGTTTGAACGCGCCGCCGAGCTGCGCGATGAGATGCGGAATTGGGAGAAATTGCTGGGTAAGAAGGAACCGGCCTAATTGCCTTTGGTGATGGGGAGCTTCCGTGCGCTGGTTTTATTTTCTTCCCGGTTCCGTAATTTGGGCGCGCGTTAGGGTCCATCACCAACGGATCGGGAAGACCGTTGAATGACCAAACGAATCAACCAAGAATCGATACTGCCTGGGTTCGGCGTCACGCCGAGCCCTTTTTCTTATCGCCGGAGGATCTTCCTGGATTGGGCAGTTCCTCCACCCCGCACCGTTCTTCTTTCGATAGCCCGGTACATGCCGTTGCACTGGATTTCCCGCCTCGGCGGGCTCTTCCCTTGGAGATGACTCAAGGGTCGGGCCGAGAATATTTGGGGTCTGATTTATGAGAGCCTCATTGACAAACTCCAATAGAAAAGTTAAAATTAGATAAAAATAGTAAAGTAAAATTAAAAAAATGCTACGAGATCCGAACATTTTGGAAAACTTCGAGGCCGATCTGGATTGAAAAGGAGAACCAGTGGAGATCTGCCAGTCTCCGTTCGGCCGGTGAGGGGAGGAGACGAACTGACTGGGCACGTGAAGTGAAAACGCCCGGACGCTTCGGATGAGACGGCGAGAATGAAACGAAGCGGTTTGCCTTTTGTTATGTTATGATCGTTTCGTGATATCAAAGAAACAGATTCGAAAAAAATAATTCAAAAAAGAAAGTCCTGATAAATCCCCAATCAAGCGCGTTTTTACAATAGGGTGTTTTAACTAAGGTTATATCATAAAAATTTTACGGGGAGGATACTTGTATGAGGAAATTATTCACTTACCTGCTGGTGCTGTCCATGGTCCTGGCGATCGCGAGTTTTGGAAATGCCGCTCCCAAGACGTATGTCGGAATTTCCATGCCCACCCAGTCGTCGGAACGCTGGATTAAAGACGGCGGAACCATGAAGACAATCCTTGAGAAAAAAGGTTACCGGGTCGACCTGCAGTTTGCTGAAGATGATATTCCGACTCAGAAAGCACAGATTGAGAATATGATCTCCAAGGGCGCCAATGTCCTGGTGATCGCCGCCGTTGACGGCTCCACCCTCTCGGCGACGCTGACCGCGGCCGCCAAAGACGGCGTGAAAGTCATTTCGTACGACCGTTTGTTGGTGAATACGGACGCCGTTTCCTATTATGCGACGTTTGACAACCGCAAAGTCGGACAGCTTCAAGCGCAATCACTGGTCGAAGGTCTGAGAAAATACAAAGGCAAAGGCCCCTACAATGTGGAGCTGTTTGCCGGTTCGCCCGACGACACCAACTCCTACTATTTCTACCAAGGCGCGATGGATGTCCTCAAACCGTTGATGGATAAGGGCACGATCGTGGTTCCCTCCAAACAGATCGCCCAGGATAAGATCGGTACCTTGCGTTGGCTCGGCGATGTGGCGCAAGCGCGGATGGATGCGCTCCTGGCCGCCAATTATTCGGGCGGGAAGCGGGTTCTTCATGGCGTATTGTCGCCGTATGACGGGATCTCCCGAGGCATCTTGTCGGCGTTGATTTCGTTTGGTTACACCCCGGGCAATAATTTCAAAAACCTGCCGATCGTTACCGGTCAGGACGCCGAAGCCGCGTCGATTAAACTGATCATCGCCAGGCAACAATACTCCACCATCTTAAAGGATACGCGGGATCTGGCCAAAGTGGCGTCAGATATGGTTGACGCGGTTCTGAAAGGCACCGAGCCGCAGATCAACGATACCAAAACCTATAATAACAATGTCAAAGTCGTTCCTTCCTATCTCTTGACCCCGCACATCGTTACCGTTAGCAATTACAAGAAGCTGGTCATCGATTCCGGCTATTTAAAACCGTCCGATATTAAATAAGATCCTCGAACGCGGTTTCCGGCAATCGGCGGGGTATCCCCGCCGATTGCCTGGATATCCCGAATGGATGGAAGAGAGTGTCCTGGTTGATTAGTTAAAACACCAAATTTTTTCGACCGGTTCGCGTTGGATGCAAACGCTACGATATCCTCATGGTAAGCCATCGGTTAACACTCCTTTTTGGTTTTGTTATAACCAATTACCATTCTGGGGTCTCCGATGGCTTTCCTCATATCAAGCCGGGGAATTGCATCATTGCCTTATCAAGCCGCGGCCGCCATGGATGGCAAAGCCCCGCTCGATCCATCCGCGTTGGCGGACGAAGGCTGATTTGGAAACCGGTGCTATTCTTTCGTGCATGCGGACTGCCAGACGCCTTTATTGCCATCCTTAAAAGCGTTGTGATAAACACCGTCCGAAGGTCGGGTGTTCACAAAAGCTCAGAGAAGCAAGGGATAAAGTCGATTTTCAAACCTTTCCCGGGCTGAATCGGTTGGAAAGAGACTTTATCACATGGCTTCTAATAAAGGAGATCAAAAGATGGAAAGCTATATTCTGGAAATGAAAAATATCACCAAGCTATTTCCCGGAGTGAAAGCGCTGGACAATGTGAATTTGAAGATTCGGCCGAACCAGATTCATGCGCTGGTTGGCGAAAACGGGGCGGGTAAATCCACGCTGATGAACATCCTGAGCGGGGTTTATCCATACGGAACCTATAGCGGAGACATTATTGTCAATGGCGAGATATGCAAGTTTCGGGATATTCGCGAAAGCGAGGCGAAAGGCATCGCGATTATCCATCAGGAGCTGGCTTTAATTCCTTCCCTGTCCATTGCCGAGAATGTCTTTATCGGCAACGAGCAGACGAATAACGGGTTCACCGTCAATTGGAACAAGACCCGTCTGAAAACGCTGGAGATCTTCAAAAAAGTCGGATTGCACGAAAACATCGATACCCGGGTCATGGACATCGGAATGGGCAAACAACAGCTGGTGGAGATCAGCAAGGCCCTATCCAAAGATGTCAAGATCTTAATCCTGGATGAACCGACCGCGGCATTAAACGATGAGGATTCCAATCATCTGCTGAATTTGATATTGGATCTGAAAGAACATGGCATTACCAGCATTATTATCTCTCATAAGTTGCAAGAAGTGATCAAAGTCGCCGACGAAATCACCGTGATCCGCGATGGCGCCACCATTGAAACCCTGGTGAAAGGGGAGGATTCCATCACCGAGGACCGGATCATCAAGGGAATGGTCGGACGGGAGATCAAAGACCGCTTTCCCAAGCGGCATCATCAGATCGGCGAGATCCGGTTTGAGGTTCAAAATTGGAGCGTCCATGATCCGATTCAGGAATCCCGGAAGGTCATCAAGGATGTCAACCTTCATGTCCGCAAAGGCGAAGTGGTGGGCATCGCGGGCTTGATGGGCGCCGGCCGGACCGAATTGGCGATGAGTATCTTTGGCAAGGCTTACGGCAGAAAAATAACCGGGACCATCAGAAAAGACGGCCAAACGCTGAATTTGCACAGTGTCAGCGATGCGATTCAGAACCGGATCACCTATTCGACGGAGGACCGCAAGACGGCCGGTCTGATCCTGTCCTCGGATATCAAAAAAAATATTACCCTCGCCGCGCTGCCCAAAATCTCCAAATGCAACGTGGTGGATGAAAACCAAGAGATTCAAGTCGGCGAAGAATACCGCGGCAAATTGCGGATCAAATCGGCCAGCGTTTTTCAGAATGCGGGCAACCTCTCGGGCGGCAATCAACAGAAAGTCGTCTTTAGCAAGTGTATCTTCGCGGACCCCGATATTCTTTTTTTGGATGAACCGACCCGCGGCATCGATGTCGGAGCCAAATACGAGATCTACTCGATCATTAATGAACTGGCGGAAGAGGGAAAATCGATCATCATGATCTCCTCGGAGCTGCCGGAGGTCCTCGGGATGTGCGATCGCATCTATGTCATGAATGAGGGCAGAATCGTGGGCGAGTTTTTGAGCGAGGAAGCCTCTCAGGAGAAGATCATGCAGTGTATTATGCAAAGCAATAAGGAGGTCGTAATGTAATGAAAACCAACACTGCGCTAAAGGAGCATCCGTTCTTCAATCCGGAACGGATGTTCAAGGGCAACCTTCGCCAATATATGATGATCATTGCCTTGATTGTGGTGATCATCTTTTTCGAGATTGTAACCCAGGGGATCCTGCTGAAGCCGCTCAATGTCTCCAACCTGATCTCCCAGAACAGTTATATTTTGATCCTGGCCATCGGCATGCTGTTGTGCATCTTGTGTTGCGGTTTCATCGATCTGTCCGTCGGTTCGGTGGCCGCATTTGTGGGGGCGGTTTCGGCGGTGCTCATTTTGAAGATGGGCCTGCCCGTCGGCCTGGCGATTTTCCTGTCATTGTTCATCGGTTTCCTGATCGGCTGTCTGCAAGGGTTTTTCATCGCCTATGTAGGGGTTCCCGCGTTCATCGCCACGCTGGCGGGCATGCTCGCTTTCCGGGGACTGACCATGGTGATTCTCCAGGGCACCAGCCTGGCGCCGATGCCGGAGAGCTACAATTTCCTGGCCGCCGGCTTTGTGCCGGACATCGCCGCGCTCCCGGGGATCAATCTGCT
The sequence above is a segment of the Hydrogenispora ethanolica genome. Coding sequences within it:
- the chvE gene encoding multiple monosaccharide ABC transporter substrate-binding protein; the protein is MRKLFTYLLVLSMVLAIASFGNAAPKTYVGISMPTQSSERWIKDGGTMKTILEKKGYRVDLQFAEDDIPTQKAQIENMISKGANVLVIAAVDGSTLSATLTAAAKDGVKVISYDRLLVNTDAVSYYATFDNRKVGQLQAQSLVEGLRKYKGKGPYNVELFAGSPDDTNSYYFYQGAMDVLKPLMDKGTIVVPSKQIAQDKIGTLRWLGDVAQARMDALLAANYSGGKRVLHGVLSPYDGISRGILSALISFGYTPGNNFKNLPIVTGQDAEAASIKLIIARQQYSTILKDTRDLAKVASDMVDAVLKGTEPQINDTKTYNNNVKVVPSYLLTPHIVTVSNYKKLVIDSGYLKPSDIK
- the mmsA gene encoding multiple monosaccharide ABC transporter ATP-binding protein codes for the protein MESYILEMKNITKLFPGVKALDNVNLKIRPNQIHALVGENGAGKSTLMNILSGVYPYGTYSGDIIVNGEICKFRDIRESEAKGIAIIHQELALIPSLSIAENVFIGNEQTNNGFTVNWNKTRLKTLEIFKKVGLHENIDTRVMDIGMGKQQLVEISKALSKDVKILILDEPTAALNDEDSNHLLNLILDLKEHGITSIIISHKLQEVIKVADEITVIRDGATIETLVKGEDSITEDRIIKGMVGREIKDRFPKRHHQIGEIRFEVQNWSVHDPIQESRKVIKDVNLHVRKGEVVGIAGLMGAGRTELAMSIFGKAYGRKITGTIRKDGQTLNLHSVSDAIQNRITYSTEDRKTAGLILSSDIKKNITLAALPKISKCNVVDENQEIQVGEEYRGKLRIKSASVFQNAGNLSGGNQQKVVFSKCIFADPDILFLDEPTRGIDVGAKYEIYSIINELAEEGKSIIMISSELPEVLGMCDRIYVMNEGRIVGEFLSEEASQEKIMQCIMQSNKEVVM